The following proteins are co-located in the Nitrospiraceae bacterium genome:
- a CDS encoding alpha/beta fold hydrolase has product MTLLPRWWPRESFPSGMPTQDRIFQISPEVGLLTKCHWQPSRSQHPTILMIHGLEGCTESHYMRGLARKCWNAGWNCIRINQRNCGGSEHLTPTLYHNGLSQDYGRIIQEITDEDGCTAAWLIGYSMGGNLALKLAGEHGTTLPSLRGVAAVCPNIQPAACVRALQRPSNWIYHRYFLKSLAEKLRKKACLFPGRWDLSHLSHIKTMWEFDEIYTAPDGGYRDAEDYYEQSAARNALSSITIPTLVITAQDDPFIPYHMFADPALDANPFIQLEAPTHGGHCGFFQRHQNHEDPFWAENRLCDWIHAQLNSA; this is encoded by the coding sequence ATGACCCTTCTCCCGCGCTGGTGGCCCCGTGAAAGCTTCCCATCCGGAATGCCCACACAGGACCGTATCTTTCAAATCTCTCCCGAGGTGGGCCTCCTCACAAAATGTCATTGGCAACCCTCCCGCTCACAACACCCCACGATTCTGATGATCCACGGCCTCGAAGGGTGCACCGAATCCCATTATATGCGGGGTCTGGCCAGAAAATGTTGGAATGCGGGATGGAATTGCATTCGCATCAATCAACGCAATTGTGGGGGATCCGAACACCTCACACCCACTCTCTATCACAATGGACTCAGCCAGGATTACGGCAGGATTATTCAAGAAATTACCGATGAGGATGGCTGCACCGCAGCCTGGCTCATCGGATATTCCATGGGAGGCAATCTTGCTCTCAAATTAGCTGGCGAGCATGGAACCACTCTCCCCTCCCTTCGTGGAGTCGCAGCCGTCTGTCCCAACATCCAGCCTGCAGCCTGTGTCCGCGCCCTGCAACGCCCCTCCAACTGGATTTATCATCGCTATTTTCTGAAAAGCCTAGCGGAAAAATTACGCAAAAAAGCTTGCCTCTTTCCAGGTCGGTGGGATCTCTCCCACCTTTCTCATATAAAAACTATGTGGGAATTTGACGAAATCTATACGGCTCCAGACGGAGGATATCGAGATGCTGAAGATTATTACGAACAAAGCGCCGCTCGAAATGCGCTGTCTTCAATCACCATCCCGACCCTCGTCATCACAGCCCAAGACGACCCGTTTATCCCCTACCACATGTTTGCCGACCCTGCTCTTGACGCTAATCCCTTCATCCAGCTTGAGGCGCCTACTCATGGGGGCCATTGCGGATTTTTTCAACGGCACCAAAATCATGAGGATCCATTTTGGGCTGAAAACCGTCTATGCGACTGGATTCATGCTCAACTCAACTCAGCATGA
- a CDS encoding DUF3422 family protein — MKLKPGSPGKGILRQMHKAQEKYLEGWLDVPAHVHHTAYRMANPAAERPQSRKEFQQLLACLEIDPSHAVMEDKVGFGVKVGTNGDRLIAIWEAHTEYYSYQVWHIPSHATQPLGFGPLRFPDYVFPFSPLGIQVNALDLLVIPARAYDQEELGTLLPGPQMYASKVLGEDICVATSFTPDEHDRERYIIWASDPVLLRQKLARLMTILTTLENYTHLILLPYPAFSRSVDQVQIFEQRHLYQRTLITKELNRATHSTLQQWLEGLTHDFLEVGRLTASLRYRLSASVPYDRIVHSNTLALQEQPLPYGRTLIDYFQWKITGVADGYQQLLSRVQALEQDFEGTIAVLRTKVELLLQEQNLAQQDQNVNLLASLDKTTKSQVVLQHTVEGLSVIVIAYYVSGLANYLFKALHELGWLDRYALASGIFVPMALVLSFAIITWGRNRIQKKITAMPPSATDHT, encoded by the coding sequence ATGAAATTAAAACCCGGATCCCCAGGAAAAGGCATTCTTCGCCAAATGCATAAGGCGCAAGAAAAATATTTGGAAGGCTGGCTGGATGTGCCCGCCCATGTGCATCACACGGCCTATCGTATGGCGAACCCGGCAGCTGAACGCCCTCAAAGTCGAAAGGAGTTTCAACAGCTTTTGGCCTGTCTGGAGATTGATCCCTCCCACGCCGTCATGGAAGACAAAGTTGGATTCGGAGTAAAGGTAGGAACGAATGGGGACAGACTCATTGCCATTTGGGAGGCTCACACTGAATATTACAGCTATCAGGTTTGGCATATCCCCTCTCACGCAACCCAACCATTAGGATTCGGACCGTTGAGATTTCCCGACTATGTGTTTCCTTTTTCTCCGCTGGGCATCCAAGTCAACGCCTTGGATCTTTTGGTCATCCCTGCGCGTGCCTACGACCAGGAGGAATTGGGAACCCTTCTCCCCGGACCACAAATGTATGCCAGCAAAGTTCTGGGAGAGGACATCTGCGTGGCCACCAGCTTTACTCCAGACGAACATGATCGAGAACGATATATCATTTGGGCTTCTGATCCCGTTTTGCTTCGGCAGAAACTCGCCAGGCTCATGACAATTTTGACGACTCTTGAAAATTACACACATCTGATTTTACTGCCCTATCCAGCCTTTTCCCGGTCAGTGGATCAGGTTCAAATCTTCGAACAGCGGCATCTTTATCAACGAACCCTTATCACGAAAGAACTGAACCGAGCCACACATAGCACCCTTCAACAATGGCTGGAAGGATTAACCCATGATTTCCTTGAGGTGGGGCGGTTGACCGCTTCGCTGCGTTATCGCCTCTCGGCTTCGGTTCCCTATGATCGAATTGTGCACAGTAATACCCTGGCACTCCAGGAGCAACCGCTGCCCTACGGTCGAACGCTCATCGATTATTTTCAATGGAAAATTACGGGAGTCGCGGATGGATACCAGCAATTACTCTCCCGGGTTCAGGCCTTAGAACAGGATTTTGAGGGCACCATTGCGGTCTTGCGCACCAAGGTGGAACTCCTCTTACAAGAACAAAATTTGGCGCAACAAGATCAAAATGTGAATCTCCTGGCCAGCCTGGATAAGACCACCAAAAGCCAGGTCGTCCTGCAACATACCGTGGAAGGCCTCTCCGTAATCGTGATTGCCTATTACGTAAGTGGCCTGGCCAACTACCTCTTTAAGGCACTGCACGAACTCGGTTGGCTGGACAGGTATGCGTTAGCCTCCGGGATTTTCGTACCCATGGCTCTGGTCCTCTCATTTGCCATCATCACATGGGGAAGAAACCGCATCCAAAAGAAAATTACAGCAATGCCTCCGTCCGCCACCGATCATACCTGA
- a CDS encoding HDOD domain-containing protein encodes MLTAEELVKNCTKLFTLPEVYLQVKKVIDNPDSTMADLSRAISIDPGMTVAVLKLVNSAFYAMPRKVETISRAVGILGMQPLHDLTLAISVTKTFSGLNQHVMSMSVYWSNSFFSGLVARELARKCFLVDSERMFVEGLLRDIGHLLLYEQLPEPSEHVLRESAKDGSPVYILEQQLLGFDYTEVGQTLIEEWQLPKNFGIAIRYQNNPSGTSEHGFEAALLNMASALTEGFQSPKGHAQWQNLVAPESWKLTGLDEEGLKECMMEAGKQLSGMLTLMEEARLPAAAS; translated from the coding sequence ATGCTAACTGCCGAGGAACTGGTAAAAAATTGCACGAAACTCTTTACCCTGCCGGAGGTCTATCTCCAAGTCAAAAAAGTCATCGATAATCCGGATTCCACCATGGCCGATCTATCCAGGGCCATCAGTATTGATCCTGGCATGACCGTCGCCGTCCTGAAATTAGTGAATAGCGCATTTTACGCCATGCCTCGAAAAGTCGAGACCATTTCGCGGGCTGTGGGAATCCTCGGGATGCAACCCCTCCATGATTTGACGCTCGCCATCTCGGTTACCAAAACCTTCTCAGGCCTCAATCAACACGTGATGAGTATGAGTGTTTATTGGTCCAACAGCTTCTTTAGTGGACTGGTCGCACGGGAATTGGCAAGAAAATGTTTTCTGGTGGATAGTGAACGGATGTTTGTAGAGGGCCTGTTGAGAGATATCGGACATCTCCTCCTCTATGAGCAACTTCCCGAACCGTCTGAACACGTGTTACGAGAGTCGGCCAAGGATGGTTCTCCCGTCTATATTCTGGAACAACAGTTGTTGGGATTTGATTATACCGAAGTGGGGCAGACGCTCATTGAGGAATGGCAACTGCCAAAAAATTTCGGAATCGCTATTCGATACCAGAACAATCCATCCGGGACCAGCGAGCACGGATTTGAAGCAGCACTCCTCAATATGGCCAGTGCACTCACGGAGGGGTTCCAATCACCCAAGGGGCATGCCCAATGGCAAAATCTCGTGGCTCCTGAATCATGGAAATTAACAGGGCTGGATGAGGAAGGCCTCAAGGAGTGCATGATGGAAGCAGGCAAACAGCTCTCCGGCATGTTAACTCTCATGGAAGAAGCACGCCTGCCCGCGGCAGCCTCATAA
- a CDS encoding TIGR04255 family protein — MTHSSVMYQQPPLLDVTCQVTFPQNLQISSAPPVNFQKRVKNLFPNFSLARDKTSYNFLSADQREQLVLSPGSLALVARQYEGWDAF, encoded by the coding sequence ATGACGCACTCGTCCGTCATGTACCAACAGCCTCCATTACTCGATGTCACCTGCCAAGTGACCTTCCCGCAAAATTTACAAATATCTTCCGCTCCGCCGGTCAATTTTCAGAAACGAGTCAAAAATCTTTTTCCAAATTTCTCTCTTGCACGAGATAAAACATCCTATAACTTCCTCAGTGCCGATCAGCGCGAACAATTGGTGTTAAGCCCGGGTTCTCTGGCACTGGTCGCCAGACAATATGAGGGATGGGACGCCTTTTAG
- a CDS encoding diguanylate cyclase — MKRLTPIFWMSLGLVSLTLSILLISDLMVGLIPDKAAQILTYRQKFSEAMAVQYSILAQREDNQGLQQALDLLVERNGDIQSVALVLESGEIMAMAGPHQALWTQPSGDRSTPEHIQIPIFNGDLHWGTLQLRFHSLETSFWTRVLGSAWVRFLALVIAYGFVGYFLYMKRTLRQLDPSSVVPMRVQAAFDVLAEGVVFLDGEDRIVLANRAFSLIVDVAPHDLIGKTLDSFEWRSSDTVDPPSIYPWKTARQGKCLKLDVPLVWERVGKTVKKFRVNCTPILGQRKQVRGILVSFNDVTVLEGTIRELELSKTELEKLAHRDPLTGCCNRRALFEAFEELWERAQRDGSDLVCIMADIDHFKSYNDRFGHAVGDQVIQLVAKLLSTTLRPLDIIGRYGGEEFCILLPGQTAVEGMLVAERLRETIELSASTAIRTTSGQKITMSFGVSAATLGASDYLELVAQADKALYVAKENGRNRVKQWTVDEAVAGSAQDEKLMSHSVS; from the coding sequence ATGAAACGACTGACGCCCATCTTTTGGATGAGTCTGGGGCTGGTATCCCTGACACTGAGTATTCTCTTAATCAGTGATTTGATGGTGGGGCTCATTCCGGACAAAGCTGCCCAAATCCTTACCTACCGGCAAAAGTTCAGCGAAGCGATGGCTGTCCAGTATTCCATCCTGGCGCAGAGGGAAGACAATCAGGGCCTCCAGCAGGCTTTGGATCTCTTGGTTGAACGGAATGGGGATATCCAATCAGTGGCTTTGGTCTTGGAAAGTGGTGAGATTATGGCCATGGCCGGGCCCCATCAGGCTCTCTGGACGCAACCATCAGGGGACCGGTCTACGCCTGAACACATTCAGATTCCCATTTTCAACGGGGACCTGCATTGGGGAACCTTACAACTCCGATTCCATTCACTGGAAACTAGTTTTTGGACCCGTGTCCTTGGTAGTGCCTGGGTGCGATTTCTTGCGCTGGTCATCGCGTACGGGTTTGTGGGTTATTTTCTGTATATGAAGCGTACGTTGCGGCAACTCGATCCCAGTTCTGTGGTGCCGATGCGGGTGCAAGCCGCGTTTGATGTGTTGGCAGAGGGTGTGGTGTTCCTGGATGGTGAGGACCGTATTGTGCTCGCCAATCGCGCCTTTAGTCTCATTGTCGATGTGGCTCCTCACGACCTGATCGGGAAAACACTGGATAGTTTTGAATGGAGGTCTTCCGACACGGTTGACCCGCCGAGCATCTACCCGTGGAAGACGGCGCGACAGGGAAAATGCTTGAAATTGGATGTGCCCCTGGTTTGGGAGAGGGTGGGAAAAACCGTGAAGAAGTTTCGAGTCAATTGCACTCCTATCTTGGGTCAACGCAAGCAGGTCCGGGGTATTTTGGTGTCTTTCAATGATGTGACGGTATTGGAAGGCACGATCCGGGAATTAGAGTTGTCAAAAACCGAACTGGAGAAACTGGCTCACCGGGATCCCTTGACGGGTTGTTGCAACCGACGAGCGTTATTCGAGGCGTTTGAAGAACTGTGGGAGAGGGCTCAACGCGATGGGAGTGATTTGGTCTGTATTATGGCGGATATCGACCATTTTAAGTCCTATAACGATCGGTTTGGCCATGCGGTGGGGGATCAAGTGATTCAACTCGTGGCAAAATTGTTATCAACCACTTTGCGTCCTTTGGATATTATTGGCCGGTATGGGGGAGAGGAATTTTGCATTCTCCTGCCTGGGCAGACGGCTGTCGAGGGCATGTTGGTGGCCGAACGGTTACGGGAAACCATTGAACTGTCGGCCAGTACCGCTATTCGCACGACGTCCGGGCAGAAAATTACGATGAGTTTTGGAGTGTCCGCGGCCACGTTAGGAGCTTCTGATTATTTGGAATTGGTGGCACAAGCCGACAAAGCTTTATATGTGGCCAAAGAGAATGGGCGAAATCGGGTGAAACAGTGGACGGTTGATGAAGCGGTCGCTGGGTCGGCTCAGGATGAGAAATTAATGAGTCACTCAGTATCCTAG
- a CDS encoding cadherin domain-containing protein, with product MTSGGGWTAAGAVSDASALLLRSTDSLRFVPDGQNADSATVTYRAWDQTSGTEGTKVDASTNGGTTAFSTATDTASITVTAVNDAPVLTSASPALTPITEDETHNAGDVVLAIVGASITDVDSGAVEGIAITGLSSGNGTWEYDIGSGWTAVGAVSDASALLLRATDSLRFVPDGQNADSATVTYRAWDQTSGTEGTKVDASTNGGTTAISTATDTASITVTAVNDAPVINSDGGGPTAAVNAVENQTSVTTVTATDVDLPADTLTFTIIGGADASLFSISSGTGVLAFNTAHDFESPADADGNNVYEVTVQVSDGNGGVDTQAISVTVTDDNDVPAITSNGGGPTAVVNVAENQRFVTTVTATDVDQPANTLTYSILGGADAALFVLDPASGALRFAVSPDFEIPTDADGNNVYEVTVQVSDGNGGVATQAIQITVTNVQEGLPPLPPSPQPGPTPTPAPSPRPTPESPLDTSPSGTPPIGFPDSFGGQSTAGRDLSRHPELQSVPDWNRVLEVAPFLRPGSFGTTSEQIRAYAPAPVLLSSIELSQEFLQQLNSFADDLEETTQQTIDERSFFIRMMEYTGLGVSGVLLAWLVRSGTLLASLLATLPAWRNFDPIAILDMDQKSQEILTKKMREAAEKENLEHHGLDRMLDQDIDQSGPPSSTFSSRSS from the coding sequence ATGACATCGGGGGGGGGCTGGACGGCGGCGGGGGCGGTCAGTGATGCCTCGGCGCTCTTGCTCCGTAGCACGGATAGTCTGCGGTTTGTGCCGGACGGGCAGAATGCGGACAGTGCGACGGTGACGTACCGGGCGTGGGATCAAACCAGCGGGACGGAAGGGACGAAGGTGGATGCCTCGACCAATGGCGGCACCACCGCGTTTAGTACCGCGACGGATACGGCCAGTATCACGGTGACAGCGGTCAACGATGCCCCGGTGCTGACGTCGGCGAGTCCGGCACTCACCCCCATCACCGAAGATGAGACGCACAACGCGGGCGACGTGGTGTTGGCCATCGTGGGGGCGAGTATCACCGATGTGGACAGCGGGGCGGTGGAAGGCATCGCGATCACGGGGCTGAGCAGTGGCAACGGTACGTGGGAGTATGACATCGGGAGCGGGTGGACGGCGGTGGGGGCGGTCAGTGATGCGTCAGCATTACTGCTGCGGGCGACCGACAGTCTGCGGTTTGTCCCGGACGGGCAGAATGCGGACAGTGCGACGGTGACGTACCGGGCGTGGGATCAGACGAGCGGGACGGAAGGGACGAAGGTGGATGCGAGTACGAACGGGGGCACGACGGCCATCTCGACCGCGACGGATACGGCCAGCATCACGGTGACGGCGGTCAACGATGCACCGGTGATAAACAGTGATGGTGGCGGTCCCACGGCTGCAGTGAATGCGGTGGAGAATCAAACGAGTGTCACCACGGTTACGGCCACTGATGTTGATTTACCGGCAGATACGCTGACCTTCACTATCATTGGCGGAGCGGATGCGAGTCTGTTTTCCATTAGTAGCGGTACGGGGGTCTTGGCCTTTAATACGGCTCACGACTTTGAATCACCAGCAGATGCTGATGGCAATAATGTCTATGAGGTGACCGTCCAGGTGAGTGATGGTAATGGCGGTGTGGATACGCAAGCCATCTCCGTGACGGTGACCGATGACAATGATGTGCCGGCCATCACGAGTAATGGGGGCGGCCCCACCGCGGTAGTGAACGTGGCGGAGAATCAAAGGTTTGTCACGACTGTTACAGCGACGGATGTGGATCAGCCGGCCAACACATTGACCTATAGCATTCTCGGCGGGGCCGATGCGGCCCTCTTCGTCCTTGATCCTGCAAGCGGAGCGTTGAGGTTTGCGGTCTCCCCCGATTTTGAAATACCCACGGATGCCGACGGCAATAATGTCTACGAGGTGACCGTCCAGGTGAGTGACGGGAATGGCGGTGTAGCGACGCAAGCCATTCAGATCACTGTCACGAATGTGCAGGAGGGACTTCCCCCCCTGCCTCCCTCGCCGCAACCTGGTCCCACCCCCACACCGGCACCAAGCCCTCGTCCTACCCCGGAGTCGCCGCTTGATACTTCGCCCTCAGGGACACCCCCGATCGGGTTTCCGGATTCATTCGGGGGTCAATCCACAGCGGGGCGGGATCTTTCCCGTCATCCTGAACTTCAGTCCGTCCCTGACTGGAATAGGGTCTTAGAGGTTGCCCCGTTCCTCCGTCCAGGCTCTTTTGGAACCACCTCAGAACAAATTCGTGCATATGCTCCGGCCCCAGTGCTGCTTTCCAGCATCGAGCTGAGCCAGGAATTTCTTCAGCAGTTGAACTCTTTTGCCGATGATTTGGAAGAGACCACCCAACAAACCATTGACGAACGGTCCTTTTTCATCAGGATGATGGAATACACGGGGCTGGGCGTATCAGGAGTTCTTCTCGCGTGGCTGGTGAGAAGTGGCACCCTTTTGGCGAGCCTGTTGGCAACGCTCCCGGCCTGGCGCAACTTTGACCCTATTGCAATTTTGGATATGGATCAAAAGAGTCAGGAAATCTTGACAAAGAAAATGCGGGAAGCCGCAGAGAAGGAGAACCTGGAGCATCACGGATTAGATCGGATGTTGGACCAGGATATTGATCAATCGGGTCCTCCTTCCTCCACGTTCTCCTCCCGATCCTCATGA